A region of Mobula birostris isolate sMobBir1 chromosome X, sMobBir1.hap1, whole genome shotgun sequence DNA encodes the following proteins:
- the LOC140191440 gene encoding proline-rich protein 15-like protein, translating into MGDGGPHSWWKFSFLRKKSGSKVLSELPVEQSSNTEGADRENRDDSQLEARLEKIVDKSTKGRHVRVSNSGRFKEKKKVRSSLSENPGLFSQAEAGADAGENR; encoded by the coding sequence atgggtgacgggggtcctcaCAGCTGGTGGAAGTTCAGCTTCCTGCGCAAGAAGAGCGGCTCCAAGGTGCTGAGCGAGCTGCCGGTCGAGCAGAGCAGTAACACCGAGGGCGCCGACAGGGAGAACCGGGACGACTCCCAGCTCGAGGCCCGGCTGGAGAAGATTGTGGACAAGAGCACCAAGGGCCGGCACGTCCGAGTCTCCAACTCGGGCCGCTTCAAGGAAAAGAAGAAGGTGCGctcgagtctgtccgaaaacccCGGCTTATTCAGCCAGGCGGAGGCCGGGGCCGACGCCGGAGAGAATCGCTGA